The DNA segment CCATCAATCAATACATAATCGTAATGCTGTTCCATTTGGGCTTGGTTGAGCGCATGTTCGAAGCCCCCGCGCAGCACAAATTCCATGCCTTGAGTGGCGGACGTGGTGAATGCGAGTAAATCAATTCCAGGCATGACCGGAACGGCGACATGTGCTGGGTTGGGAGTGGGTTGTTCCAGCTTTTTACTAAGCGTATGCTGGCGCACATCGGCATCAACGACCAGCACTTGAAAGCCTAAGGTTTTGAGCGCGATGGCTAAGCCAATTGTCACAGTCGTTTTGCCTTCGTGACGATTGGCACTGCTGATGAACAGACGTTTGTTTTCGAGTCGCATCATACTAATGCTTGATGCCAGACTTTGCAGTTCCATGCCGTTGAAGAAGTCGCTCCAGAGCATCGACCAAGTGGATTTCATGACCGGCAGACTGCCAATTACGGGGATCTTTGACATTTGGACATCGGTCGGACTGAGCAGTGGATTACGGCTTTCGCGCAGGAGCGTAAGGGCTACACTGCCAAGGACTGACGCTAAAACGGCACCCATTAAAATGGGGATTTTTTTCGAGCCAGTGGGTTTCGGATTGACTTTTGGGCGATCGAGCACCTGGACACTTGGGTAGTTGCTGAAGGTATTGACCCGCGTCTCTTGCACTTTGGCGACCAAACCGTTGTAGACCCCTTCCGAAATTTCGTACTGGCGCTGTAATTCTTGGAGCGTCGCTTGTTGTTGGGGGAGCGCTTGGAGGCTACGATTGAGCTGCTGGACACGGTTTTGGAGCTGGCGGGCTTGCTGTTGACTCGCATTGGCTTGGCTTTCGGCCACAACGAGCTGTTGCATCAGTTCGCCTAAGTTCAGCCCAGTGGCGGGATTCACCCCTGGGGCGTTGGCCCCGGCCGCTGCGACATATTGTTGGATCTGGGCCGTAATTTCAGCTCGTTCGGTCAGGAGGCTTTGGACATTGGGGGTATTGTCTTGGTAGAGGCTGCGGGCTTGGGCCAGTTGAAATTCGACCTCGGCTAATTTTTGGCGCGCATAAACATAATCCGATCGCTCATTCAGCCGGAGTGATTGAATCGCTTGGGTCGGCGTCATGCCGAGACGGCCGGCAAGCACGCGGACCTGGGCCATTTGGGCTTTGGCTTTGGCTAAGATGTCAGCTTGGGTGACGGTTAAGCTGTTGATGCCAACGACGAGTTGTTTTGTTTGCTCTTCGCTTTGAACGATGCCATTGGCTTTTTTAAACGTAGTGAGTTTCGCTTGGGCAATTTCGAGGTTGCGCTTGGCTTTATCCATTTCGATTTGGACAAACATGGCTCGCTGGGTCGCATCGTCTTGACGCAGATAATTGAGTCGCTGCTGGAAAACTTGAACGAGCGCTTCAGCCCGCTTTTGGGCGATTTTCTGATTGCGGCCAGTCACCTTGACTGAAAAGATGGTGGATGATTCCTCGGGCATTACCTTGAAGAACCCTTTGAAGCGGCTCAGACTAAAATCGGCATCTTTTTCGGGGTCCACGGCTTTTAACGCCCCCATCGTGTCATCGCTTGTGACAATCGACGCGAGGACATTAAGCGGATTCACCTGCTGGCTAAAAAAGGCATTGCTATCACTGACTTGACCGAGGTCACCGAGGTTGGCGCTGAGTTTGCCGGTGTTGGCCGACAGGATAAACGAGGCATTGGCCATCCATATTGGTTTGCTCCGCGCTAAAGCGCCGGCGGCGAGAATCGTTAGACTCAGATTCCATGCAAGGAGCGGCTTCCAGTGCCTCAAAATAATGGTCAGCGATCGATTCATGGGGGATGCTTGGTAAAGATGCCTGAACAGCTTTAATAGATGATCGGGAGTTGTAAAATCATCGTTGGGAGCCGATGATTGATGCGTTGTAGGTGTTTCACTTAGCTTGCCCAGACCCTTCACAAAGTAACGAATCCGGGGCTTGAATCGGAAGAAAAGGGATTTAATTCTCCCAAGCCCATGATTGCTGCGATATTCTAATCCCTGATGACAAGAAGCAACTGCGTGGTTTCCCTGGATCAACGGCGTGATTTTGGCTAACGCCGATGGTGGAGTTGTGTATTTATCGCTATAAAATCTCGACACACGAGGAAATCCGACGTAGACTGATTTTTTACATATATTGCATCCGCGAATACAACAGGTATTCCACTTAGCAGCATCTGAGAGGTTATTGAGCGTGCAACTTCAGCAGCAGCCACCGGCAGTTCAAGAGCAAAAGGTTTCCGGCGCGTACGCCCTGCTTGATAGCCTCAAGCGCCACGGAGTCGAGCACATCTTTGGTTATCCGGGTGGGGCGATTCTGCCGATTTACGATGAGCTCTACAAATTTGAAGAGCGGGGCGAGTTGCAGCATTTCTTAGTCCGTCATGAGCAAGGTGCGGTGCATGCCGCGGATGGCTATGCGCGGGCCACGGGTAAAGTGGGCGTCTGTTTTGGTACGTCGGGTCCGGGTGCAACGAATTTGGTCACGGGAATTGCGACTGCGCATATGGATTCGATTCCATTGGTGGTGATTACCGGTCAGGTTCCACGGGTGATGATTGGGACGGATGGTTTCCAAGAGACGGATATTTGGGGCATTACCCTGCCGGTGGTGAAGCATTCCTATGTGGTGCGCGATCCTAAGGAAATTCCGCGCATTGTGGCGGAAGCGTTTTATATTGCGGCCACGGGTCGACCCGGGCCGGTGTTGATCGATATTCCCAAGGACGTGGGACTCGAAGAAATTGACTATTTGCCGATCGCGCCTGGTTCGGTCAAGTTGCCTGGCTATCGTCCGACGGTCAAGGGTAATCCGCGCAAAATCACCCAGGCAATTGACCTGATTAAGTCGGCCCAAAAACCCTTGCTCTATGTTGGGGGTGGGGCCATTTCGGCGGCGGCCCAGGACCAGGTGCATCAGTTGGCGGAGCGATTCCAAATTCCGGTGACCACGACATTGATGGGGATTGGTGCGTTTGATGAGCATCACCCATTGGCCGTGGGCATGTTGGGGATGCATGGTACGGCCTATGCCAACTTCGCGGTGACTGAATGTGACTTGTTGATTGCGGTGGGTGCGCGGTTTGACGATCGTGTTGTCGGCAAACTGGATAAATTTGCGGCCCATGCGCAGGTGATTCATATCGATATTGACCCGGCGGAAGTTTCCAAGGTGCGTAAACCGGATGTGCCGATCGTTGGGGATGTGAAAGAGGTGCTGGTTGATCTCCTGTCTCGCTGTGCGAATGCGGGGGAGAACGCCGCGGCCCAGACGGAAGATTGGCGCAATCGGGTGGCGCGTTGGAAGCAGGATTATCCTTTAGATGTGCCACTCTATGACGATATGATGTCGCCGCAGCAGGTGATTGCAGAAGTTGGCCGTCAGGCCCCGGATGCCTGCTATGCCACGGATGTGGGACAACATCAGATGTGGTCGGCGCAATTGCTAAAAAATGGTCCTCGGCGTTGGCTTTCCAGTGCGGGGCTGGGGACGATGGGCTATGGGATGCCGGCAGCGATGGGGGCAAAGGTCGGTGTGGGTGATGAGCAAGTGATCTGTATTAGTGGTGATGCCAGTATTCAGATGAATATTCAGGAGCTCGGGACGCTGAGTCAGTATGGGATTGCCGCGAAGACGGTGATTATCAACAATGGTTGGCAGGGGATGGTGCGTCAGTGGCAGCAGTCATTCTACGGAGAGCGTTATTCTTCCTCCCATATGGCGCCATCGATGCCCGATTTTGTGAAGCTGGCGGAGGCGTACGGCGTTAAGGGTATGGTCGTGACCAAGCAGGAAGACTTGACCCAGGCGATCGCCGAAATGTTGGCCCACGATGGCCCGGTCTTAATGGATGTGCATGTGCGCAAGGATGAGAACTGCTATCCGATGGTGGCACCTGGTAAAGCTAATTCGGAAATGCTGGGTTTGCCACAGCATAAGCAGCTTGAGCGGGCGATGGAAACAGTGACTTGTGGGAGTTGTGGGGCCGATA comes from the Romeriopsis navalis LEGE 11480 genome and includes:
- a CDS encoding exopolysaccharide transport family protein, whose translation is MNRSLTIILRHWKPLLAWNLSLTILAAGALARSKPIWMANASFILSANTGKLSANLGDLGQVSDSNAFFSQQVNPLNVLASIVTSDDTMGALKAVDPEKDADFSLSRFKGFFKVMPEESSTIFSVKVTGRNQKIAQKRAEALVQVFQQRLNYLRQDDATQRAMFVQIEMDKAKRNLEIAQAKLTTFKKANGIVQSEEQTKQLVVGINSLTVTQADILAKAKAQMAQVRVLAGRLGMTPTQAIQSLRLNERSDYVYARQKLAEVEFQLAQARSLYQDNTPNVQSLLTERAEITAQIQQYVAAAGANAPGVNPATGLNLGELMQQLVVAESQANASQQQARQLQNRVQQLNRSLQALPQQQATLQELQRQYEISEGVYNGLVAKVQETRVNTFSNYPSVQVLDRPKVNPKPTGSKKIPILMGAVLASVLGSVALTLLRESRNPLLSPTDVQMSKIPVIGSLPVMKSTWSMLWSDFFNGMELQSLASSISMMRLENKRLFISSANRHEGKTTVTIGLAIALKTLGFQVLVVDADVRQHTLSKKLEQPTPNPAHVAVPVMPGIDLLAFTTSATQGMEFVLRGGFEHALNQAQMEQHYDYVLIDGPGICSSGESILLATIAKHILWVVRPGRSERFMVNKAIAQVARHQNIAWAGLVLNGTESPVEKAMSDEIITVATTSSPQNSQVS
- the ilvB gene encoding biosynthetic-type acetolactate synthase large subunit, with translation MQLQQQPPAVQEQKVSGAYALLDSLKRHGVEHIFGYPGGAILPIYDELYKFEERGELQHFLVRHEQGAVHAADGYARATGKVGVCFGTSGPGATNLVTGIATAHMDSIPLVVITGQVPRVMIGTDGFQETDIWGITLPVVKHSYVVRDPKEIPRIVAEAFYIAATGRPGPVLIDIPKDVGLEEIDYLPIAPGSVKLPGYRPTVKGNPRKITQAIDLIKSAQKPLLYVGGGAISAAAQDQVHQLAERFQIPVTTTLMGIGAFDEHHPLAVGMLGMHGTAYANFAVTECDLLIAVGARFDDRVVGKLDKFAAHAQVIHIDIDPAEVSKVRKPDVPIVGDVKEVLVDLLSRCANAGENAAAQTEDWRNRVARWKQDYPLDVPLYDDMMSPQQVIAEVGRQAPDACYATDVGQHQMWSAQLLKNGPRRWLSSAGLGTMGYGMPAAMGAKVGVGDEQVICISGDASIQMNIQELGTLSQYGIAAKTVIINNGWQGMVRQWQQSFYGERYSSSHMAPSMPDFVKLAEAYGVKGMVVTKQEDLTQAIAEMLAHDGPVLMDVHVRKDENCYPMVAPGKANSEMLGLPQHKQLERAMETVTCGSCGADNEQTHKFCSDCGAKL